A portion of the Pseudomonas sp. GR 6-02 genome contains these proteins:
- the pseG gene encoding UDP-2,4-diacetamido-2,4,6-trideoxy-beta-L-altropyranose hydrolase codes for MRILIRADASPTIGSGHIARCLTLARVLRKQGTHVAFACRLLPGHRLDSLASEGFETFALPARYPDEDPQQAIESMLPWQADIAALAQALESHPAFDWIIVDHYGLDHHWQTAARRWASRIAAVDDLATRQYRVDLLLNQNLSGTPAAYASLLTPDCQTLLGPRFAMLRDEFCCPAVEIKPRARRVLVNFGGFDAAMQTHHAMLALADLHELEVDFVAGADNPAWEQMQALAAYRPNWRLHSFVSDFYRLMTEADLFIGAGGGTSWERAAMGLPTICIAVSNNQQANGEVMATSGAHVFLGNREHVSVEQLRQAIGFVVGNQGFRQSMAERSRQLVDGRGAQRVAAALAGAVLQVRRADPDDAQLLFEGRNAEAVRRWSLDTHAIDWQRHQVWLAASLNNPQRLLLIAEADDGPVGMLRYDLDGTRAEVSIYLFEGRFGLGWGRALLARGEAFVTAHWPQLEAITAQVLPANQPSLKVFREGGFTQSACAFTRVLKDPEQ; via the coding sequence ATGAGGATACTGATCCGCGCTGACGCGTCGCCAACGATTGGCAGCGGCCATATCGCCCGCTGCCTGACCCTGGCCAGGGTGTTGCGCAAGCAGGGCACGCACGTTGCCTTCGCCTGTCGCCTGCTGCCGGGGCATCGACTGGACAGCCTGGCCAGCGAGGGCTTCGAGACCTTCGCGCTGCCGGCACGCTACCCCGATGAAGATCCGCAGCAGGCCATCGAATCGATGCTGCCCTGGCAGGCGGACATCGCCGCGCTGGCGCAAGCCCTGGAAAGCCATCCGGCTTTCGACTGGATCATCGTCGACCACTATGGCCTCGATCATCACTGGCAGACTGCGGCCCGTCGCTGGGCATCACGGATCGCCGCGGTGGATGACCTGGCCACTCGGCAGTACCGCGTCGATCTGCTGCTCAATCAAAATCTGTCGGGCACCCCAGCGGCTTATGCCTCGCTGCTGACGCCCGACTGCCAGACCTTGCTCGGTCCACGTTTTGCGATGTTGCGCGATGAGTTCTGCTGCCCGGCGGTCGAGATCAAGCCTCGGGCCAGGCGAGTATTGGTGAACTTCGGCGGCTTCGATGCGGCCATGCAGACCCACCACGCGATGTTGGCGCTGGCGGACCTTCATGAGCTGGAGGTCGATTTCGTGGCGGGGGCCGACAACCCGGCCTGGGAGCAGATGCAGGCGCTGGCGGCGTATCGTCCGAACTGGCGCCTGCACAGTTTTGTCAGCGATTTCTATCGGCTGATGACCGAGGCCGACCTGTTTATCGGTGCCGGTGGCGGCACCAGTTGGGAGCGGGCGGCCATGGGGCTGCCGACGATTTGCATTGCGGTCTCGAATAATCAGCAGGCCAACGGTGAGGTGATGGCAACCTCGGGGGCTCATGTGTTCCTGGGCAACCGCGAGCATGTCAGCGTCGAACAATTGCGTCAGGCCATCGGTTTTGTCGTAGGCAATCAAGGTTTTCGTCAAAGTATGGCCGAACGCTCACGGCAGTTGGTCGATGGCCGTGGCGCGCAGCGGGTGGCGGCAGCACTGGCGGGAGCGGTACTGCAGGTGCGTCGAGCCGATCCGGACGATGCGCAATTGTTGTTCGAGGGACGTAATGCCGAGGCAGTACGGCGCTGGTCGCTGGACACCCACGCCATCGATTGGCAGCGGCATCAGGTCTGGTTGGCCGCGAGCCTGAACAACCCTCAGCGACTGCTGTTGATTGCCGAGGCGGATGACGGCCCGGTCGGTATGCTGCGCTATGACCTTGACGGTACTCGGGCCGAGGTCTCGATCTATCTGTTCGAAGGCCGATTCGGCCTGGGCTGGGGCAGGGCGCTGCTGGCGCGGGGCGAAGCGTTCGTCACGGCGCATTGGCCACAACTTGAGGCCATCACCGCTCAGGTGCTGCCGGCCAATCAGCCATCGCTGAAGGTTTTCCGCGAGGGTGGTTTTACTCAGAGTGCTTGCGCGTTCACGCGCGTGTTGAAGGATCCAGAACAATGA
- a CDS encoding NAD-dependent epimerase/dehydratase family protein, which translates to MKVLVTGATGFVGRHLVAALLARGCEVRAVARNAETAAQLPWINAVEFVAADVHAADLDFAALADGVDALAHLAWPGLPNYQALFHFEHNLMADYRFIKGAVEAGVSQVLVTGTCFEYGLQSGPLSEQTEARPSNPYGLAKNTLRLFLENLQRQQPFTLQWARLFYLHGAGQNPNSLLAALDRAIDAGNDSFNMSAGEQLRDYLAIDAAADYLAAILQQRDFDGVINCSSGQPVSVRALVEQRLRERGASIRLNLGHYPYPTHEPMAFWGVADRLQQLLGAEHEA; encoded by the coding sequence GTGAAGGTGCTGGTCACCGGTGCCACCGGGTTCGTCGGCCGACATCTGGTCGCGGCTTTGCTCGCCCGTGGCTGCGAGGTGCGGGCCGTGGCGCGTAACGCCGAGACCGCCGCACAATTACCGTGGATCAACGCTGTGGAGTTCGTGGCCGCGGATGTTCATGCCGCTGACCTGGACTTCGCCGCGCTTGCCGATGGCGTCGATGCCTTGGCGCATCTCGCCTGGCCGGGGTTGCCGAATTATCAGGCGCTGTTTCACTTCGAGCACAACCTGATGGCCGATTACCGGTTCATCAAGGGCGCGGTCGAGGCGGGGGTGTCGCAAGTGTTGGTCACCGGCACCTGTTTCGAATACGGTCTGCAGAGCGGGCCGCTCAGTGAGCAAACCGAGGCGCGACCGAGTAACCCTTACGGGTTGGCCAAGAACACCTTGCGTCTGTTCCTCGAAAACCTGCAGCGCCAACAGCCCTTCACCCTGCAATGGGCACGGCTGTTTTACCTGCACGGTGCCGGGCAAAACCCCAACAGTTTACTGGCGGCACTGGACCGGGCGATCGACGCCGGGAACGACAGCTTCAACATGTCGGCCGGCGAGCAGTTGCGCGATTACCTGGCGATCGACGCGGCCGCCGATTACCTCGCCGCGATCCTGCAACAGCGCGACTTCGACGGCGTGATCAATTGCTCCAGCGGCCAGCCGGTATCGGTCAGGGCGCTGGTCGAGCAGCGGCTGCGTGAACGTGGCGCGTCGATCCGTTTGAACCTGGGCCATTACCCATACCCGACCCATGAGCCGATGGCGTTCTGGGGCGTGGCGGACCGCTTGCAACAGCTACTGGGAGCAGAGCATGAGGCATGA
- the pseF gene encoding pseudaminic acid cytidylyltransferase, whose amino-acid sequence MSCVAIIPARGGSKRIPRKNLKPFDGVPMIVRSIRTALESRLFDQVIVSTDDEEIADVARANGAQVPFMRPSALADDFTGTAAVIVHALNQLPPFDHACCIYATAPLLQARYLRQGHELLVQHPDKSFAFSVTGFGFPVQRALTLDAQGALTSLYPEFRDTRSQDLPEAFQDAGQFYWGRSEAWLRGDALFSPASLPVILPRYLVQDIDTLEDWKRAEYLYAALKAGGELQ is encoded by the coding sequence TTGAGCTGTGTTGCGATCATTCCGGCCCGTGGTGGCAGCAAGCGAATCCCGCGCAAGAACCTCAAGCCGTTCGACGGCGTGCCGATGATCGTCCGTTCGATTCGCACGGCGTTGGAGTCGCGCCTGTTCGACCAGGTGATCGTCAGTACCGACGATGAGGAAATCGCCGACGTCGCACGAGCCAATGGCGCTCAGGTGCCGTTCATGCGGCCTTCGGCACTGGCTGACGATTTCACCGGGACTGCGGCAGTGATTGTGCATGCCTTGAATCAATTGCCACCGTTCGACCATGCCTGCTGCATCTATGCGACGGCGCCGTTGTTGCAAGCGCGTTATCTGCGTCAGGGGCATGAGTTGCTGGTGCAGCACCCGGACAAGTCTTTCGCGTTTTCAGTCACCGGTTTTGGTTTTCCGGTGCAGCGGGCCTTGACCCTCGACGCGCAGGGCGCCCTGACCTCGCTCTATCCGGAGTTTCGTGACACCCGCTCCCAGGACTTGCCCGAAGCCTTTCAAGACGCCGGCCAGTTCTACTGGGGACGCAGCGAGGCCTGGTTGCGTGGTGATGCACTGTTCTCGCCAGCGAGCCTGCCGGTGATTTTGCCGCGCTACCTGGTACAGGACATCGACACCCTTGAAGACTGGAAACGCGCCGAATACCTTTACGCCGCATTGAAGGCTGGTGGTGAGTTGCAATGA
- a CDS encoding cephalosporin hydroxylase family protein has translation MTDNTINKAFEAECREQIAQQGDDQKLTGLARDFFNESAKHKYSYHFSWMGRPIIQLPQDMMAMQEIIWQVKPDLVIECGIAHGGSIIYYASLLELQGHGEVLGIDLDIRAHNREAIESHPMSKRISMIEGSSIDPAIAAQVRAAAEGKKVILVLDSNHTHDHVLEELRLYAPLVSVDSYCVVMDTVVEDMPADFFPDRPWGPGDNPKTAVWKYLEENKDFEIDQQMQNKLLITVAPDGYLRRVR, from the coding sequence ATGACCGACAACACCATCAATAAAGCCTTCGAAGCCGAATGCCGGGAACAGATCGCCCAGCAGGGTGACGACCAGAAACTCACCGGCCTGGCCCGGGATTTCTTCAACGAATCGGCCAAGCACAAGTACAGCTACCACTTCTCGTGGATGGGCCGTCCGATCATCCAGCTGCCACAAGACATGATGGCGATGCAGGAAATCATCTGGCAGGTCAAACCGGACCTGGTGATCGAATGCGGCATCGCCCACGGTGGCTCGATCATTTACTACGCCTCCTTGCTGGAGCTGCAAGGCCACGGCGAAGTGCTGGGCATCGACCTCGATATCCGTGCACACAACCGTGAAGCCATCGAGAGTCACCCGATGAGCAAGCGCATCTCGATGATCGAAGGTTCGAGCATCGACCCGGCCATCGCCGCCCAAGTGCGTGCTGCCGCTGAAGGCAAGAAAGTCATTCTGGTGCTCGATTCCAACCACACCCACGATCATGTGCTGGAAGAGTTGCGCCTGTACGCACCACTGGTGTCGGTGGACAGCTACTGCGTGGTCATGGACACCGTGGTCGAAGACATGCCGGCCGATTTCTTCCCGGATCGTCCATGGGGCCCGGGCGATAACCCGAAAACTGCGGTGTGGAAGTATCTGGAAGAGAACAAGGACTTCGAGATCGACCAGCAGATGCAAAACAAACTGCTGATCACCGTGGCGCCGGACGGCTATCTGCGTCGCGTTCGTTAA
- the pseB gene encoding UDP-N-acetylglucosamine 4,6-dehydratase (inverting), translated as MFNGKSIFISGGTGSFGRNFIRRLLEQYQPKRVVVFSRDELKQYEMQQTFNAPCMRYFIGDVRDADRLRQAMRGIDYVVHAAALKQVPAAEYNPTECIRTNVNGAENIIAAAIDNGVKKVVALSTDKAASPINLYGATKLLSDKLFVAANNIAGEQQTRFAVVRYGNVAGSRGSVVPFFSKLIAEGAKELPITDERMTRFWITLDHGVKFVLDSFARMHGGEVFVPKIPSIRIVDLAQGMAEHLPHKHVGIRPGEKLHELMVPLDDARMTLEFDDHYTIQPSIRFTSVDVDFAVDKLGEQGRPVGEDFEYRSDTNPHFLSVGQIADLHAELSA; from the coding sequence ATGTTCAACGGTAAATCGATTTTCATCTCTGGCGGCACCGGTTCGTTCGGACGCAACTTCATCCGCCGCTTGCTGGAGCAATACCAGCCCAAGCGTGTGGTGGTGTTTTCCCGCGATGAGCTTAAGCAGTACGAGATGCAGCAGACGTTCAACGCGCCGTGCATGCGTTACTTCATCGGTGATGTGCGCGACGCCGACCGTTTGCGTCAGGCCATGCGCGGTATCGATTATGTGGTGCACGCCGCGGCGCTGAAGCAAGTGCCAGCGGCGGAATACAACCCCACCGAATGCATCCGCACCAACGTCAACGGCGCGGAAAACATCATTGCCGCGGCCATCGACAACGGCGTGAAAAAAGTTGTCGCGCTGTCCACCGACAAGGCTGCCAGCCCGATCAACTTGTACGGCGCGACCAAGCTGCTGTCGGATAAATTGTTCGTGGCTGCCAACAACATTGCCGGCGAGCAACAAACCCGGTTTGCCGTGGTGCGCTATGGCAACGTCGCCGGCTCGCGGGGTTCGGTGGTGCCGTTCTTCAGCAAGCTGATTGCCGAGGGCGCCAAAGAGCTGCCGATCACCGATGAGCGCATGACGCGGTTCTGGATCACCCTCGATCACGGCGTGAAGTTTGTGCTCGACAGCTTCGCCCGCATGCACGGTGGTGAAGTATTTGTGCCGAAGATCCCGTCGATTCGCATCGTCGACCTGGCGCAGGGCATGGCTGAACATTTGCCGCACAAACACGTCGGCATTCGTCCGGGGGAAAAACTCCATGAGCTGATGGTGCCGTTGGACGACGCGCGCATGACCCTGGAGTTCGACGATCACTACACCATTCAGCCGTCGATCCGTTTCACCAGCGTCGACGTGGATTTTGCCGTGGACAAACTGGGCGAGCAGGGCCGGCCGGTGGGCGAAGATTTCGAGTACCGTTCCGATACCAACCCGCACTTCCTGTCGGTCGGCCAGATCGCCGACCTGCACGCGGAACTGTCGGCATGA
- a CDS encoding glycosyltransferase family 2 protein gives MQVQSSTQTNVTPLNELFTVVVITHNRRAFLRRALQYYSRYSAKVLVLDSSVQGDERIATDFPSVDYRHLPQFTYTGFQQKLGYGVSQVTTPYMVLASDDDFLLHDALTESVNFLEANPDYGMCHGYCLMYLTHSNYVQYYRRDKKVKEDYNAERAQDRVLDYMGQYIPPFYAVHRTSLLQDWYAAMPEGTIFEWQEIGHVYYMLARAKARILPMPYVVREVNYGRSDHNTEIIHVLSFKDARSVAERERFAGFLATLPTDISDLNQKQTAEFALQSFQALADSLATRNALTIEPIFESYWKDPTIGPKRAFGTQQYVEMPFYNQAFFDQLTECEFLLHAMPAGRLQLEEMEGALLQQHTLQRTYSNDTPETIQTRLLHAVQLGAFNRQVVQKLVQQLLDMGESADAKILTDWIARLGSLPTYDSRELLGSMPSGRLLNWLQARQPNDTAVRKINQHLAANEGGPQFGILLLDLEADMDKLQVTFDSLMESAFRAFKVVVFTTGDLPDVTTEQNTVHFVKVSASNYVDKLNQIAQRSTSDWLLLAEAGDEFTAAGFLRASLELQDAEGCRAVAMDEIHRRSNGTLTEVFRPAFNLDLLQSLPTLTARHWLIRREVLVDVGGYAREFSDALEFDLLLRLIEAGGLAGLAHLAEPLLITPAVELAPNEHQRQTLVRHLATRGYQAQVSAEAFGGLRIDYRHAQRPKVSIIVRSEGDQEPLQRCLVSVLQRTRYQNNEIIIADNHSQSADLLTWLDSLEQNGRGRIRLIKNEQRVSPSALLNQAAAQAQGEYLILLAADAEVVNANWIEALLNQAQRPEVGVVGAKLVDREGSVTGAGLILGLGDGVASAFVGEKKDAPGPMHRLLVEQNYSAVSDACLMVRKEVFDALGGLDEEHFEQAYADVDLCLKVADAGLLTVWTPQVQIAHPGSLPDHPQAVAALRDKWQSRFEQDPAYNQNLALTGKGFTLGEPTSVNWAQLLA, from the coding sequence ATGCAGGTTCAAAGCAGCACTCAAACCAACGTGACACCGCTGAACGAGCTGTTCACGGTGGTGGTTATCACCCACAACCGCAGGGCGTTCCTGCGACGCGCCTTGCAGTACTACAGCCGTTACTCCGCCAAGGTGCTGGTGCTGGATTCGTCCGTGCAGGGCGATGAGCGCATCGCAACCGACTTTCCGTCGGTCGACTATCGTCATTTGCCGCAGTTCACCTACACGGGGTTTCAGCAAAAGCTCGGGTATGGCGTCAGCCAGGTCACCACGCCGTACATGGTGTTGGCTTCCGACGATGACTTCCTGCTGCACGATGCACTGACCGAATCGGTGAACTTCCTCGAGGCCAACCCTGATTACGGCATGTGCCACGGCTACTGCCTGATGTACCTGACGCACTCCAACTATGTGCAGTACTACCGTCGCGACAAGAAGGTAAAAGAGGATTACAACGCCGAGCGCGCGCAGGATCGTGTGCTCGACTACATGGGCCAGTACATTCCGCCGTTCTATGCGGTGCACCGCACCTCGCTGTTGCAGGACTGGTATGCGGCCATGCCGGAGGGCACGATTTTCGAGTGGCAGGAAATCGGCCATGTGTATTACATGCTCGCGCGGGCCAAGGCGCGGATTCTGCCAATGCCTTATGTGGTGCGGGAGGTCAACTACGGCCGTTCGGATCACAATACCGAAATCATTCACGTCCTGAGTTTCAAAGACGCCCGTTCGGTCGCCGAGCGTGAGCGCTTTGCCGGTTTCCTCGCCACGCTGCCGACCGACATCAGTGACCTGAACCAGAAGCAGACCGCAGAGTTCGCCCTGCAAAGTTTCCAGGCGCTGGCCGACAGCCTGGCCACGCGCAATGCATTGACTATCGAGCCGATCTTCGAGTCCTACTGGAAAGATCCCACCATTGGCCCGAAACGCGCATTCGGCACCCAGCAATATGTCGAGATGCCGTTTTACAACCAGGCGTTTTTTGATCAACTGACCGAGTGCGAATTCCTGCTTCATGCGATGCCGGCCGGCCGCTTGCAGCTGGAAGAAATGGAGGGTGCATTACTTCAGCAGCATACGTTGCAGCGCACTTATTCCAACGACACGCCCGAGACCATCCAGACTCGTTTGCTGCATGCCGTGCAGTTGGGCGCCTTCAACCGTCAGGTCGTGCAAAAACTGGTGCAGCAACTGCTGGACATGGGCGAGAGCGCCGATGCGAAAATATTGACGGACTGGATTGCCCGCCTCGGCAGCCTACCGACCTACGACAGCCGTGAGTTGCTGGGCAGCATGCCCTCCGGCCGGCTGTTGAACTGGTTGCAGGCACGCCAGCCGAACGACACCGCGGTACGGAAAATCAATCAACACCTGGCGGCCAATGAGGGCGGGCCTCAGTTTGGCATTCTGTTGCTGGATCTTGAAGCCGACATGGACAAGTTGCAGGTCACCTTTGACAGTCTGATGGAAAGCGCTTTCCGCGCCTTCAAGGTGGTGGTCTTCACCACCGGTGATTTGCCTGACGTCACCACCGAACAAAATACCGTGCATTTTGTAAAGGTCAGCGCAAGCAACTACGTCGATAAACTGAACCAGATTGCCCAGCGCTCAACCTCGGACTGGCTGCTGTTGGCCGAGGCCGGCGATGAGTTCACCGCTGCCGGCTTCCTGCGCGCCAGCCTTGAGTTGCAGGACGCGGAAGGTTGCCGTGCGGTGGCGATGGATGAGATTCATCGCCGTAGTAACGGCACATTGACCGAGGTTTTCCGCCCGGCCTTCAACCTCGACCTGCTGCAAAGTCTGCCGACGTTGACCGCCCGGCATTGGCTGATCCGACGCGAAGTGCTGGTGGATGTCGGTGGTTATGCCCGCGAGTTCAGCGATGCACTGGAATTCGACCTGCTGCTGCGCCTGATCGAAGCTGGCGGGTTGGCAGGGCTGGCGCATTTGGCCGAGCCATTGCTGATCACCCCGGCGGTGGAGTTGGCGCCGAATGAGCACCAACGTCAGACCCTGGTACGCCACCTGGCAACCCGTGGTTATCAGGCGCAGGTCAGTGCCGAGGCATTTGGTGGCTTGCGGATCGACTACCGGCATGCCCAGCGTCCGAAGGTGTCGATCATCGTCCGCAGCGAAGGCGATCAGGAGCCATTGCAGCGCTGCCTGGTGAGCGTATTGCAGCGTACGCGCTATCAGAACAACGAAATTATCATCGCCGACAACCACAGCCAGTCAGCCGATCTGCTGACGTGGCTCGACAGTCTGGAGCAAAACGGTCGCGGGCGGATTCGCCTGATCAAGAACGAGCAGCGCGTGAGCCCGTCGGCACTGCTCAACCAGGCCGCCGCGCAGGCACAGGGTGAGTACTTGATACTGCTCGCGGCAGACGCCGAGGTGGTCAATGCCAATTGGATCGAAGCTTTGCTCAACCAGGCTCAGCGGCCGGAAGTGGGGGTGGTGGGGGCCAAGCTGGTTGATCGCGAGGGCAGCGTGACCGGCGCCGGTTTGATTCTGGGGCTGGGGGACGGCGTGGCCTCTGCGTTCGTCGGCGAGAAAAAAGACGCACCGGGTCCTATGCATCGACTGTTGGTCGAGCAGAATTATTCGGCAGTTTCCGACGCTTGCCTGATGGTGCGCAAAGAGGTGTTCGATGCACTGGGCGGGCTGGATGAAGAGCATTTCGAGCAAGCGTATGCCGATGTCGACTTGTGCCTGAAAGTCGCCGATGCCGGGTTGCTGACCGTATGGACGCCGCAAGTGCAAATCGCCCACCCCGGCTCATTGCCGGATCACCCGCAGGCGGTAGCCGCCCTGCGCGACAAGTGGCAATCGCGTTTCGAACAGGATCCAGCCTACAACCAGAACCTGGCCTTGACCGGCAAGGGCTTTACTCTCGGCGAACCGACCAGTGTGAACTGGGCGCAGTTGCTCGCATAA
- the pseC gene encoding UDP-4-amino-4,6-dideoxy-N-acetyl-beta-L-altrosamine transaminase — MIPYGRQSLDQADIDAVVAVLQSDWLTQGPTIERFEQAMAERCQADFAVAVCNATAALHIACLAAGLGPGDRLWTTPNTFLASANCGRYCGADVDFVDIDPLTWNLDAYALASKLEIAERDGKLPKVLVAVAFSGQSCDMRMIAELAERYGFTVIEDASHAVGASYAGRPVGCGEFAAMTVFSFHPVKIITSAEGGMVLTNRPELAERLQRLRSHGMTRDPEQMTEPSHGPWYYQQVELGFNYRITDLQAALGLSQLNKLDGFIERRRELAARYDRLLAYLPLTLPSTQPEAESAWHLYVVRLQTERISLSHRQVFEGLRAAGVGVNLHYIPVHLQPYYRDLGFAEGDFPQAERYYAEAISLPLFPLLSDEQQDYVVEQLRRLILEE, encoded by the coding sequence ATGATTCCCTACGGTCGGCAAAGCCTCGATCAGGCCGACATCGATGCGGTGGTCGCCGTGTTGCAGTCTGACTGGCTGACCCAAGGGCCGACCATCGAGCGTTTCGAACAGGCGATGGCCGAGCGGTGCCAGGCCGATTTCGCGGTGGCGGTGTGCAATGCCACGGCGGCGTTGCACATTGCCTGTCTCGCCGCGGGCCTGGGGCCGGGCGATCGGTTATGGACCACGCCGAATACCTTTCTGGCCTCGGCCAACTGCGGTCGCTACTGCGGCGCCGACGTCGATTTTGTCGACATTGACCCGCTGACCTGGAACCTCGATGCCTACGCCTTGGCGTCGAAGTTGGAAATCGCCGAGCGCGACGGCAAGCTGCCGAAAGTGCTGGTGGCGGTAGCGTTCTCCGGGCAGAGCTGCGATATGCGCATGATCGCCGAACTGGCCGAGCGTTACGGTTTCACGGTGATCGAGGATGCCTCCCACGCGGTCGGCGCGTCCTATGCCGGGCGCCCGGTGGGTTGCGGTGAATTCGCGGCAATGACCGTGTTCAGTTTCCACCCGGTGAAGATCATCACCAGTGCCGAAGGCGGCATGGTGCTGACCAATCGCCCGGAACTGGCCGAACGCTTGCAACGTCTGCGCAGCCACGGCATGACCCGTGACCCCGAGCAGATGACCGAACCCAGCCACGGCCCCTGGTACTACCAGCAAGTGGAGCTGGGCTTCAATTACCGGATCACCGATCTGCAAGCGGCACTCGGTCTGTCACAGCTGAACAAGCTCGATGGCTTTATCGAGCGTCGACGCGAACTGGCGGCGCGTTACGACCGGTTGCTGGCGTACTTGCCGCTGACCTTGCCCAGCACGCAGCCTGAAGCCGAATCGGCGTGGCATCTGTACGTGGTGCGCTTGCAGACGGAGCGGATCAGCCTCAGTCATCGACAGGTGTTCGAAGGCTTGCGAGCGGCCGGTGTCGGGGTGAATCTGCACTATATTCCCGTGCACTTGCAGCCGTACTATCGCGACCTGGGTTTTGCCGAGGGTGATTTCCCCCAGGCCGAACGTTATTACGCCGAGGCCATCAGCCTGCCGCTGTTTCCTCTGCTGAGCGATGAACAACAGGACTATGTGGTCGAGCAATTGCGACGGCTGATCCTTGAGGAGTAG
- a CDS encoding class I SAM-dependent methyltransferase: MRHELYRVADLPVLQNRTFADPESARASASADMLLVQDETSGLIFNQAFDADKLSYDADYQNEQAHSGQFQKHLSDVEGIIARHFKGQELIEVGCGKGYFLELLKGLGYAITGIDPAYEGDNADVIKAPFTRGLGLSAGAIVLRHVLEHIQDPVSFLAEMAEANQGGQIYIEVPCFDWILEHRAWFDLFYEHVNYFRLDDLRRMFGTVHEAGHLFGGQYLYIVADLATLRLTPDQPVPRLALPDGFTSSLERAVQIIQAAPEQGSAIWGASSKGVIYSLFLQRAGVAVDRVVDINPAKQGRYLPLSGVRVSSPQEAMDALPEGANLFVMNSNYLEEIKRMTGGRYVYHAVDSASFQ, encoded by the coding sequence ATGAGGCATGAGTTGTATCGGGTCGCCGACCTGCCGGTGTTGCAGAACCGTACCTTCGCCGACCCGGAGTCAGCCAGGGCTTCGGCCAGCGCCGACATGCTGTTGGTGCAGGACGAGACGAGCGGGTTGATCTTCAATCAGGCCTTCGACGCCGACAAGCTCAGCTACGACGCCGACTATCAGAACGAGCAGGCGCATTCCGGCCAGTTCCAGAAGCACCTGAGCGATGTCGAAGGGATCATTGCCCGCCACTTCAAGGGGCAGGAACTGATCGAAGTCGGCTGCGGCAAAGGCTACTTTCTTGAGCTGCTCAAAGGCCTGGGCTACGCCATCACCGGTATCGACCCGGCCTACGAAGGCGACAACGCCGACGTGATCAAGGCGCCGTTCACCCGCGGCCTGGGATTGTCGGCGGGCGCTATCGTGCTGCGGCATGTGCTGGAGCATATCCAGGACCCGGTGAGTTTTCTCGCCGAGATGGCCGAGGCCAATCAGGGCGGGCAGATCTACATCGAAGTGCCGTGCTTCGACTGGATTCTTGAGCACCGCGCCTGGTTCGACCTGTTCTACGAACACGTCAATTATTTCCGCCTCGATGACCTGCGCCGGATGTTCGGCACCGTGCACGAGGCCGGTCACCTGTTCGGTGGCCAATACCTGTACATCGTCGCCGACCTGGCCACGCTGCGCCTGACACCGGACCAACCGGTGCCGCGCCTGGCATTGCCGGACGGTTTCACCAGCAGCCTCGAGCGCGCGGTGCAGATCATTCAAGCGGCGCCCGAGCAAGGTTCGGCGATCTGGGGTGCCTCGTCCAAAGGCGTGATTTATTCGCTGTTCCTGCAACGCGCAGGTGTGGCGGTGGATCGCGTGGTGGATATCAACCCGGCCAAACAGGGCCGTTATCTGCCCCTGAGCGGCGTGCGGGTGTCTTCGCCGCAAGAGGCCATGGATGCCTTGCCCGAAGGCGCCAACCTGTTTGTGATGAACTCCAACTACCTCGAAGAAATCAAGCGGATGACCGGTGGACGCTATGTCTATCACGCCGTCGACAGCGCTTCGTTCCAGTGA